One window from the genome of Thermodesulfatator atlanticus DSM 21156 encodes:
- a CDS encoding CCA tRNA nucleotidyltransferase, with product MLNFIPKEITSILKILTPLEVYVAGGPIRDALLGRNFKDIDLTVPQGAKEIAFDVAQKYGDAFIPLDEEEGVYRVAIKGFFLDFSSFRKGTKTIEKDLLLRDFTINAMAVPLRDFLETSPANWPIIDPAEGQKDLSRRVVRALGRANFCDDPLRMLRGYRLAAELGFELEAETRGLVRELHPTLADVSPERVSTELLALFSHQAGAIVSLMAEDEILFTIFPELLAAKGVAQPSFHHLDVFGHLLLTLKSADAVIKEPERFFGPQALAERVFEGILADQKKQAAVRLAALFHDIGKPHTFAIRHRITFYEHDRVGEEIFWQIGRRLRFARKFIKDVASLIKHHMRPFHLLREYRAGRLSKRAMRRLLKDVPDYRALFMVAMADSLASAGPDKEEGLEDLLASLFWEIYAFEQEIFAKQEQERLVTGRDLIEIFGLEPGPLFKELLEAVEEARAEGQIKTRDEALSFLTHLIKERYGLHGT from the coding sequence ATGCTAAACTTCATACCCAAAGAAATAACCAGCATTCTTAAAATTTTGACTCCGCTTGAAGTATATGTGGCCGGAGGGCCTATTAGAGATGCACTCCTTGGCCGTAACTTTAAAGACATCGACCTTACCGTGCCCCAAGGGGCCAAAGAAATTGCCTTTGACGTGGCTCAAAAATACGGCGATGCCTTTATCCCCCTTGATGAAGAAGAAGGCGTTTACCGCGTGGCGATAAAGGGCTTTTTCCTCGATTTTTCTTCCTTTCGCAAAGGCACAAAAACCATCGAAAAAGACCTTCTTTTGAGGGATTTCACCATTAACGCCATGGCTGTACCCCTTAGGGACTTTCTGGAAACTTCACCTGCAAATTGGCCTATTATTGATCCCGCAGAAGGCCAAAAGGATCTTTCACGGAGGGTTGTTCGAGCCCTTGGCCGCGCAAACTTTTGCGACGATCCTTTGCGCATGTTGCGAGGCTATAGGCTTGCGGCAGAGCTTGGCTTTGAACTTGAGGCAGAAACAAGAGGCCTTGTGCGCGAGCTTCACCCGACCCTAGCTGACGTTTCTCCCGAGCGCGTAAGCACTGAACTTTTGGCGCTTTTTTCGCACCAAGCAGGGGCAATTGTCTCTCTCATGGCTGAAGACGAAATACTGTTTACCATATTCCCCGAGCTTTTAGCAGCCAAAGGCGTGGCCCAGCCTTCTTTTCACCATTTAGACGTATTTGGGCATTTGCTGCTTACCCTAAAGAGCGCTGATGCGGTGATCAAAGAGCCTGAGCGTTTTTTTGGCCCTCAGGCTTTAGCAGAAAGGGTCTTTGAGGGGATTTTAGCCGACCAGAAAAAACAGGCTGCGGTGCGGCTGGCCGCCCTTTTTCACGACATCGGCAAGCCCCATACCTTTGCCATCCGCCACCGCATTACTTTTTACGAACACGACCGGGTAGGAGAAGAGATCTTCTGGCAAATTGGCCGGCGCCTGAGATTTGCCAGAAAGTTTATCAAAGATGTGGCAAGCCTTATCAAGCACCACATGCGCCCCTTTCACTTGTTAAGAGAATACAGGGCCGGTCGTCTTTCCAAGCGGGCTATGCGTCGCCTTTTAAAAGATGTCCCGGATTACCGGGCACTTTTTATGGTAGCCATGGCCGACAGTCTGGCCTCTGCTGGACCAGATAAAGAAGAAGGCCTTGAAGACCTTTTGGCCTCGCTATTTTGGGAAATATACGCCTTTGAACAGGAAATATTTGCCAAACAAGAACAAGAAAGACTGGTTACTGGGCGGGACTTAATCGAAATCTTTGGGCTTGAGCCCGGACCACTTTTCAAAGAGCTACTTGAGGCGGTGGAAGAGGCCCGCGCTGAAGGGCAAATCAAGACCCGCGATGAGGCCCTTTCCTTCCTTACCCACCTGATCAAAGAAAGGTACGGTTTACACGGTACGTAA
- the pepA gene encoding flocculation-associated PEP-CTERM protein PepA — protein MRYKILVLALFLGLILVGPKVNAQMFHDLNALGISGSDDGITGIYDQWGIYARSIINIDLGADGQFSSGDVFTINGLFKSGTLIDFTGGAIGDDEGLNSKYEITGVWNNLTGEITYVSPAISFPGATDDWYLATFSYDPGTRFTVYVDDTPDFDSSYDSNAATFTNLASASDGIPILDIETTGGSGSIILVDYGRDGTIDTMQNGSLTLNGKIVKVYEENFMFIYGKDFYDLWQAGKNIFATLDGNLDNFEKIGDPSANYWKSDTNGSVDFTVPEPATIVLMGSALLGIGSILRRKTKKN, from the coding sequence ATGAGGTACAAAATTTTAGTTTTGGCTCTATTTTTGGGATTGATCTTGGTTGGACCTAAAGTAAATGCCCAGATGTTTCATGACCTCAACGCCTTAGGAATTTCTGGTAGCGATGACGGAATAACAGGCATTTACGACCAATGGGGAATTTATGCCCGATCCATCATAAACATTGACTTGGGAGCTGATGGACAATTTTCTTCAGGCGATGTCTTTACAATTAACGGTCTGTTTAAATCAGGAACCCTGATAGATTTTACTGGAGGAGCTATCGGAGACGACGAGGGACTTAACTCAAAATACGAAATAACTGGTGTCTGGAATAACCTCACCGGAGAAATTACTTATGTTTCCCCTGCCATTTCCTTCCCTGGTGCAACCGATGATTGGTACTTAGCTACTTTTTCTTACGATCCTGGTACCAGGTTTACCGTTTACGTGGATGATACCCCTGACTTTGACTCATCTTATGACAGTAATGCGGCAACTTTTACCAATTTAGCCTCTGCGAGTGATGGGATCCCAATCCTTGATATAGAAACAACTGGCGGATCGGGAAGCATTATCCTGGTTGATTACGGTAGGGATGGAACCATTGACACTATGCAAAATGGATCTTTGACCTTGAATGGCAAAATCGTCAAAGTATATGAAGAAAATTTCATGTTCATTTATGGCAAAGACTTCTATGATCTTTGGCAGGCAGGCAAGAACATTTTCGCCACGCTGGATGGCAACTTGGACAACTTTGAAAAAATAGGCGATCCCTCTGCTAACTATTGGAAGTCAGACACCAACGGAAGCGTAGATTTTACCGTTCCAGAACCAGCAACTATTGTTCTCATGGGAAGCGCCCTTTTGGGAATTGGTTCCATACTTAGAAGAAAGACCAAGAAGAATTAG
- the leuD gene encoding 3-isopropylmalate dehydratase small subunit produces the protein MAKIKGRVWKFGNDIDTDVIIPARYLNTSDPEELAKHCMEDARPEFAKEVRPSDVIVAGKNFGCGSSREHAPIAIKAAGVGCVIAESFARIFYRNAFNTGLLILEAPEAAQEIEEGHEVEVDPDTGIIKDLTTGKTYKCQPIPPFMRELLKDGGLIPHIQKRYAQRQLEDEAS, from the coding sequence ATGGCAAAAATAAAAGGACGCGTGTGGAAATTTGGTAACGACATAGACACCGACGTCATTATCCCCGCGCGTTATTTAAATACTTCAGATCCCGAAGAACTAGCCAAACATTGTATGGAAGACGCAAGGCCTGAGTTTGCTAAAGAAGTAAGGCCTAGCGATGTAATTGTGGCCGGAAAAAACTTTGGCTGTGGCTCATCGCGAGAGCATGCCCCTATTGCCATAAAGGCCGCAGGTGTTGGTTGCGTTATTGCCGAAAGCTTTGCGCGCATTTTCTATCGCAACGCCTTTAACACCGGGCTTTTGATTCTTGAGGCGCCTGAGGCAGCACAAGAGATTGAAGAAGGCCACGAGGTGGAGGTTGATCCTGACACCGGCATTATCAAAGACCTGACTACGGGAAAGACTTATAAATGCCAGCCCATTCCACCTTTTATGCGCGAGCTTTTAAAAGACGGAGGCCTAATCCCGCATATTCAAAAGCGCTATGCCCAGCGGCAGCTTGAAGACGAGGCAAGTTGA
- the leuC gene encoding 3-isopropylmalate dehydratase large subunit — MKRPMTLAEKILAHKAGLPVVEPGQLIDAPVDLVLANDITAPIAIKIFREAGAPKVFDRKKIVLVMDHFTPNKDIQSAEQVRFCREFAREQGIENYFEGGSCGIEHVLLPELGLVVSGDIVIGADSHTCTYGALGAFATGMGSTDIAAAWITGRTWFRVPETIKFVYRGKLRPWVTGKDLILYTIGDIGVDGALYKAMEFSGEVIKRLSMAERFTMANMAIEAGGKVGLIVPDKKTLAYVRKHSTREPLVFRPDRKAEYLEVREYDCEKIEPQVAFPHLPSNTKPISEVGHIDIDQVVIGSCTNGRIEDLAVAAKILAGRKVNPNVRAIIIPGSPRVYREALKKKYIDVFVEAGAIVSPPTCGPCLGGHMGILAKGERAVSTTNRNFLGRMGHPESEVYLASPAVAAASAVLGRIASPEELGL, encoded by the coding sequence ATGAAAAGGCCAATGACCCTTGCGGAAAAAATACTGGCGCACAAGGCTGGTCTTCCTGTAGTTGAGCCTGGGCAATTGATAGACGCCCCGGTGGATCTTGTCCTTGCTAACGACATCACCGCACCCATTGCTATCAAAATCTTCCGCGAGGCAGGTGCCCCCAAGGTTTTTGATCGTAAGAAGATCGTCCTGGTTATGGATCACTTTACCCCGAATAAAGACATTCAAAGTGCCGAACAAGTCCGTTTTTGCCGGGAATTTGCCCGTGAACAGGGCATTGAAAACTACTTTGAAGGCGGAAGTTGCGGCATTGAACACGTGCTTTTACCTGAACTTGGCCTGGTGGTTTCAGGGGACATTGTAATTGGAGCTGATAGCCACACTTGCACCTACGGTGCCCTGGGGGCCTTTGCTACTGGGATGGGTTCTACAGATATTGCTGCAGCCTGGATTACCGGCAGAACCTGGTTTCGAGTCCCTGAGACTATAAAGTTTGTTTACCGGGGTAAGCTGCGCCCCTGGGTTACCGGAAAAGATCTGATCCTCTATACCATCGGCGACATAGGTGTTGATGGCGCCCTTTATAAGGCCATGGAATTTAGCGGTGAGGTGATAAAACGTCTTTCCATGGCAGAAAGATTTACCATGGCAAACATGGCTATTGAGGCCGGAGGAAAAGTAGGCCTCATTGTGCCTGACAAAAAGACCCTTGCCTACGTGAGGAAACACAGCACGCGAGAGCCTTTGGTTTTTCGCCCTGACCGCAAGGCAGAATACCTAGAGGTTCGGGAATATGATTGTGAAAAAATTGAACCCCAGGTGGCTTTCCCTCACCTTCCTTCTAACACCAAGCCTATCAGCGAAGTAGGTCATATCGATATCGATCAGGTGGTGATTGGTTCGTGCACCAATGGGCGCATTGAAGACCTGGCAGTGGCTGCCAAAATACTTGCTGGCCGTAAAGTAAATCCCAACGTGCGGGCCATTATTATTCCAGGGAGCCCCAGGGTTTACCGCGAAGCCCTTAAGAAAAAATACATCGATGTTTTTGTGGAAGCAGGTGCTATTGTGAGTCCTCCCACTTGTGGGCCTTGTCTCGGTGGACACATGGGTATCCTTGCTAAAGGAGAGAGAGCGGTTTCTACGACCAATCGTAACTTCTTAGGGCGTATGGGGCATCCTGAAAGCGAAGTATATCTCGCAAGCCCTGCGGTGGCGGCAGCCTCAGCAGTGCTCGGTCGTATTGCAAGCCCAGAGGAGTTGGGACTCTAA
- the ligD gene encoding non-homologous end-joining DNA ligase encodes MLPAYIKPMLAKLSAPFDSPRFLYEIKWDGTRCLFFIENGKIRLQNRRLNDITYRYPEFWDLPKLIKKDGLVFDGEIVVLKDGKPQFRLLQEREHVKSPLKIKMLSERLPATYMVFDLLYVGGEPLLDRPLRERKKLMQELLPSSPFVAESAFILEKGVAFFEKVVAMGFEGVMAKDIESPYVPGKRVDFWLKFKPRGRRRCVVVGYLLRPDGTLKSLLVAERKENELVFRGRVASGLNTHLAAELLGRLKKLESKRPENLKGSGFPKGTIWVRPELECEVSFQEITNHGQFRAPVLEKIFLS; translated from the coding sequence ATGCTTCCGGCATACATTAAGCCCATGCTTGCCAAGCTTTCGGCACCTTTTGATTCGCCTCGGTTTCTTTACGAGATAAAATGGGATGGTACCCGTTGCCTCTTTTTCATTGAAAACGGGAAAATCAGGCTTCAAAACCGCCGTTTAAACGACATAACTTACCGATATCCTGAATTCTGGGATTTACCCAAATTGATTAAAAAAGACGGCCTGGTTTTTGACGGCGAAATCGTTGTTTTAAAAGACGGAAAACCCCAGTTCAGGCTGCTTCAGGAACGAGAACACGTAAAAAGTCCGCTAAAAATCAAGATGCTTTCTGAGAGACTTCCCGCAACTTACATGGTCTTTGACCTGCTTTACGTAGGGGGAGAACCCCTTCTTGATAGGCCCCTTCGTGAACGCAAAAAACTAATGCAAGAATTGCTTCCCAGTAGTCCCTTTGTGGCGGAGTCAGCGTTTATCCTTGAAAAGGGAGTTGCTTTTTTTGAAAAAGTAGTGGCCATGGGTTTTGAAGGGGTGATGGCCAAAGACATCGAAAGCCCCTACGTTCCTGGCAAACGTGTTGATTTTTGGTTGAAGTTTAAGCCCCGTGGTCGCAGGCGCTGTGTGGTGGTGGGGTATCTTTTGCGCCCTGATGGCACCTTGAAAAGCCTGCTGGTGGCTGAAAGAAAAGAAAACGAGCTTGTTTTTCGCGGGCGGGTGGCCAGTGGCTTAAATACCCATCTTGCGGCCGAGCTTCTGGGCAGGCTTAAAAAACTTGAAAGCAAACGCCCTGAAAACCTTAAAGGCAGTGGCTTCCCTAAGGGGACTATCTGGGTTCGTCCTGAACTTGAATGCGAAGTTTCCTTTCAGGAGATCACTAATCATGGCCAATTCCGGGCGCCGGTGCTTGAGAAGATATTTCTTTCTTAA
- a CDS encoding non-homologous end joining protein Ku encodes MKATWSGFLRIGLVTIPVKLYPAVVKRAISFHLIHKDCGSRIKYLKFCPRCNKTLDDDEIVRAYFLDKDHYVVITDEELASLKLATSDTIEVKYFVDEREIAPIYYADAHYLLPEGEGGKEAFAIFYKAMQEKGKAALGQAIIRQREYPLLIKPYEGKFLASSLHFYQDVIRAEDLKVEIDEEKLDPRYLQLAGQLIDSLTEHFKPEELVDHYAEAVLKLVEAKARGEKFELKAAEEKAKVISLMEALKASLEKAEKKAA; translated from the coding sequence ATGAAGGCCACCTGGTCAGGTTTTTTGCGTATAGGTTTAGTGACCATACCTGTTAAGCTTTACCCGGCGGTGGTAAAGCGGGCTATTTCTTTTCATCTCATACACAAAGATTGTGGCAGTCGCATCAAGTATCTCAAGTTTTGTCCTCGTTGCAATAAAACCCTTGATGATGACGAAATTGTCCGGGCTTATTTTCTGGACAAAGACCACTACGTGGTAATCACCGACGAAGAACTGGCAAGCCTAAAGCTTGCTACCTCAGACACCATTGAGGTTAAATACTTTGTTGACGAACGGGAAATTGCACCGATTTACTATGCTGATGCCCATTATCTTTTGCCAGAAGGCGAGGGGGGCAAAGAAGCCTTTGCCATTTTTTACAAAGCCATGCAGGAAAAGGGCAAAGCTGCCCTTGGCCAGGCCATCATCCGCCAGCGAGAGTACCCCTTGCTAATCAAGCCCTATGAGGGAAAGTTTTTGGCCTCAAGCCTTCATTTTTATCAGGATGTTATCCGGGCAGAGGACCTGAAGGTGGAAATAGATGAGGAGAAGCTGGATCCACGCTATCTACAGCTAGCTGGCCAGCTTATAGACTCTCTCACTGAGCACTTCAAGCCCGAAGAACTGGTAGATCACTATGCCGAGGCGGTATTAAAGTTAGTAGAGGCCAAGGCCCGTGGTGAGAAATTCGAACTCAAAGCTGCTGAAGAAAAGGCCAAGGTTATCAGCCTCATGGAGGCCCTTAAAGCAAGCCTTGAAAAGGCGGAGAAAAAGGCTGCTTAA
- the lon gene encoding endopeptidase La: MSAKQEKETKEQKELPVDPQKVELPAGEQTKEMPIIPSDAVLFPHMVMPFMVHEPGLLKLIDDALSSDRMVAIVAVKEPKEERKELYDIGTAAVILKATRIEPDQVRVVVQGVSRIELLEIISDKPYLKGKVQVLEDYLAHDIEVDALVASIRQLFTKVLELSPQLPGELKAVALGLDEPGALADLVVSHLNVSHQEKQDVLETLDIKERLQKIHQLLLKQLEILELGQKIQEEVRGRMEKAQREYYLREQLKVIRKELGEAEGIEAEVEELKEKLAKKKLPDYVRKEAEKELKRLARIHPTSAEYTVIRNYLDWILELPWEESTEDHIDLKKAKKILDQDHYDLEKVKKRILEYLAVRKLKPDVKGPILCFVGPPGVGKTSLGRSIAKALGRKFLRISLGGVRDEAEIRGHRRTYVGAMPGRIIQGLKRVGVNNPVFMLDEIDKIGADFRGDPAAALLEVLDPEQNKNFSDHYLEIPFDLSKIIFIATANMLDTIPGPLLDRMEVIEIPGYTEEDKLKIAKYYLVPRQLDAHGLTKENLKFTDRALLQIIRYYTREAGVRNLEREIGAICRAVAKEFAEGRTEPVKVRLKDVEKYLGPPKYLPEVAERVKVPGVAIGLAWTPVGGEILFVEATKMKGSGRLILTGKLGDVMRESAEAALSYVRSRAKELGIDEDIFQKIDIHVHVPSGAVPKDGPSAGITILTALVSLLTEQTVRHDVAMTGEITLRGAVLPVGGIKEKVLAAKSAGIKEIIIPKLNEKDLVEIPKEVRAKLVFHPVSRVEEALPIVFGKKLKRRRAAKKKT, encoded by the coding sequence ATGAGCGCAAAACAGGAAAAAGAAACAAAAGAACAAAAAGAGCTGCCTGTTGATCCGCAAAAAGTAGAGCTACCTGCAGGTGAGCAAACTAAAGAAATGCCTATTATCCCGAGTGATGCGGTGCTTTTCCCGCACATGGTCATGCCCTTTATGGTGCATGAGCCAGGGCTTTTAAAACTTATAGACGACGCCCTTTCTAGTGATCGCATGGTGGCCATTGTGGCGGTAAAAGAGCCCAAAGAAGAAAGAAAAGAGCTTTACGATATAGGCACTGCGGCGGTAATCCTCAAAGCCACCAGAATCGAACCTGACCAGGTGCGGGTGGTGGTGCAGGGGGTCTCTCGTATTGAACTTCTGGAAATCATTTCTGATAAACCGTATTTGAAAGGAAAGGTTCAGGTCCTTGAGGATTATCTTGCTCATGATATCGAGGTTGACGCGCTGGTGGCAAGTATCCGCCAGCTTTTTACCAAAGTGCTTGAGCTTTCGCCCCAGCTTCCTGGTGAACTTAAGGCTGTAGCCCTTGGTCTTGATGAACCAGGGGCCCTGGCGGACCTGGTAGTAAGCCACTTAAACGTCTCGCATCAGGAAAAACAAGATGTCCTTGAGACCCTTGACATCAAAGAAAGGCTCCAGAAAATACACCAACTTTTGTTAAAGCAGCTAGAAATTCTTGAGCTTGGGCAAAAGATCCAGGAAGAAGTGCGCGGCCGCATGGAAAAGGCCCAGCGGGAATATTATCTCCGCGAGCAACTCAAAGTCATCCGCAAGGAGCTTGGTGAGGCCGAAGGCATTGAGGCCGAAGTCGAAGAGCTAAAAGAAAAGCTTGCCAAGAAAAAGCTTCCGGATTACGTGCGCAAGGAGGCCGAAAAAGAACTAAAGCGCCTTGCCAGAATTCACCCTACCTCTGCGGAATACACGGTGATTCGCAACTATCTTGACTGGATACTTGAGCTCCCGTGGGAAGAAAGCACTGAAGACCACATTGATTTAAAGAAGGCCAAGAAAATCCTTGACCAGGATCACTACGACCTTGAAAAGGTCAAAAAGCGTATTTTGGAATACCTGGCCGTGCGCAAATTAAAGCCCGATGTAAAAGGCCCAATTCTCTGCTTTGTGGGGCCTCCAGGGGTAGGAAAAACCTCCCTTGGGCGTTCGATAGCCAAGGCCCTGGGGCGCAAGTTTTTGCGCATTTCCCTTGGTGGTGTGCGCGATGAGGCGGAGATCCGCGGGCACCGCCGCACTTATGTAGGTGCCATGCCCGGGCGCATTATCCAGGGCCTAAAACGCGTGGGGGTAAACAACCCCGTATTTATGCTTGACGAAATAGACAAAATCGGCGCGGATTTTAGGGGGGATCCTGCAGCGGCGCTTTTAGAGGTCCTTGACCCTGAGCAGAACAAGAACTTTTCTGACCATTACCTTGAGATCCCCTTCGATCTTTCAAAGATAATCTTCATTGCCACGGCTAACATGCTAGACACCATCCCCGGGCCTTTGCTTGACCGCATGGAAGTAATCGAGATCCCGGGCTACACCGAAGAAGACAAGTTAAAGATTGCCAAATACTATCTTGTGCCGCGTCAGTTAGACGCCCACGGACTTACCAAAGAAAACCTCAAGTTTACTGACCGGGCGCTGTTACAGATTATTCGTTACTACACCCGGGAGGCCGGGGTGCGCAACCTTGAGCGCGAAATAGGCGCTATTTGCCGGGCGGTAGCCAAAGAGTTTGCCGAAGGCCGCACGGAGCCGGTAAAAGTGCGCTTAAAAGACGTGGAAAAGTATCTAGGCCCGCCCAAGTATTTGCCTGAGGTTGCTGAAAGGGTAAAAGTCCCCGGAGTGGCCATAGGTCTTGCCTGGACTCCGGTGGGAGGGGAAATACTTTTCGTGGAAGCCACCAAGATGAAAGGCTCAGGCCGCCTTATTTTGACTGGAAAGCTTGGCGACGTGATGCGCGAGTCCGCAGAGGCAGCGCTTTCTTATGTGCGTTCTCGTGCCAAAGAGCTCGGCATTGACGAAGACATCTTCCAGAAAATAGACATCCACGTGCATGTTCCGTCAGGGGCAGTTCCTAAAGATGGCCCAAGTGCGGGGATTACCATTCTTACCGCCCTGGTAAGCCTTCTTACCGAACAAACCGTGCGCCACGACGTGGCTATGACCGGTGAAATCACCCTGCGCGGTGCGGTTTTGCCCGTGGGAGGCATAAAAGAAAAGGTCCTTGCGGCTAAAAGTGCCGGCATAAAAGAAATCATTATCCCGAAGTTGAATGAAAAAGACTTAGTTGAGATTCCGAAAGAAGTGCGTGCCAAGCTTGTTTTTCACCCGGTTTCACGGGTGGAAGAGGCCCTTCCCATTGTTTTTGGGAAAAAATTGAAGCGCAGACGGGCCGCTAAGAAGAAAACATAA
- a CDS encoding 4Fe-4S binding protein — MSEDKGFELRFCNSASCALAVVNTEELLPKLEKILENANLGAFYQSLGLKGKKRRCFRVAVAACPNACTQVHIADYGTIGQAVPALEGDCNTCGVCVDVCEEEAITLFEDRFPMINFEYCINCGACIRACPQDALKAESLGYKILVGGKLGRHPMLAKEVFALVSAEKAAEILDKTISFYQKHCKSGERLRVIIEKLGWDTYLAAIS, encoded by the coding sequence ATGTCAGAGGATAAGGGTTTTGAATTACGCTTTTGCAATAGTGCTTCCTGTGCTTTAGCAGTGGTAAATACCGAAGAATTACTGCCTAAGCTTGAAAAAATTTTAGAGAACGCCAACCTGGGAGCTTTTTATCAATCCCTGGGACTTAAAGGAAAAAAACGCCGCTGCTTTCGGGTGGCTGTGGCTGCTTGCCCCAATGCCTGCACCCAGGTTCACATTGCCGACTACGGGACTATTGGCCAGGCGGTCCCTGCCCTCGAGGGCGATTGCAACACCTGTGGCGTGTGCGTTGATGTCTGCGAAGAAGAAGCCATTACCCTTTTTGAAGACCGTTTCCCCATGATAAACTTCGAATATTGCATAAACTGTGGTGCTTGTATTAGAGCTTGCCCACAAGATGCCTTGAAAGCCGAGTCCCTGGGGTACAAAATTCTTGTAGGTGGAAAACTTGGCAGACATCCCATGCTTGCCAAAGAGGTTTTTGCTCTGGTTAGCGCAGAAAAAGCCGCAGAAATTTTAGACAAGACCATCTCCTTTTACCAAAAGCACTGTAAGAGCGGTGAAAGACTGCGCGTTATCATTGAAAAGCTTGGCTGGGATACTTATCTTGCCGCTATTTCGTAA